The Virgibacillus sp. SK37 region CCGCTCTCCATCCGATTAATCTCCCTTATTCCCCTAGAGCAGGCTCAGCCCCTCTCAGTACATAGAAAATCCAGCAACAGTTACCTATTGCTGGATTTTCCTTTAAGTATATAGGTCCACCTCTTCCATTAATCACCTCCCCAAGCTGCTAGTTAAAGATTATCCTACCGGTTTTGGTTGATTATGATTTCCAGTTTCGTTTTCTGGTTCGAATTTATATTTTTTTCTAGTTGCTTCCCCGCCACGTAGATGACGGATTGATTTGTGGTATTCCAATACTTCTTTTACCTGATTGGCCAGCTCTGGATTTATTTCCGGTAAACGTTCTGACAGATCTTTGTGTACTGTGCTTTTTGAAACACCAAATTCTTTTGCTATCACCCGGACAGTTTTTCTCGTCTCCACAACATACTTCCCTATCCTGATAGTTCTCTCTTTGATGTAATCATGCACACCATTCGCCTCCCTAGTTGGATATTTCCGAGGTGCGGGTTTGAGACAAGGTGTAAATGTAGTGGCATATATTTATTTACATATACAAGGAACTAAGTATTTGATTATGTAAGTTTAAGCAAATGATCTAGAAACATGTCATTAAGTAATTTATTCAATTTTCAGTCATTACTAAGTAAAGGCATGCTGTCTTTTATATATTTCAGAAGTGCCACACAAGCTCTCACCTCAGACATTTCTGATTGCTTGGTTTGTAACATTTTATTACAAGAAGAAGAGGTTTATGATTATATTTTTAATTATTCGTTGAAGGACAAGAAGTATTTTCAAAATAAAGAGGGAAAACATATATGAAAAAGGTCCAGCTCTCTCTTAGAAATCATTTATTCATCTTTCGTACTTTTGAATTAAAATGGAGCATAGTACTGGTTTAGCTGCAATGAATCAATCAACATCACCGAAATCAGGGTCAGATTTAATGGTATCACCGGCAGCAGTACCTGGATCAGTCGTAATTGTAAAAGAAAACGAAATTAGGATTATTAAGAGAAAAAACTTCAACTTTTTCATTAAAATTCCTCCTTGGAATGTATGATCTGAAAAAGCCGGACCTTTTTACGCAGGAAATATTACCTAGTTAATGAGGAGAAAAGAGAGGAGATATCAAATCTCCTCTTTACTGTTCATTTGCTTTAGAGCGGCAAGTGGTAATTTACCGAAAAAGTGGTCACTTCTTTTTTCAATAAATTCTCTATATGATTTTAGAAGAAGTTGTTTATCTTGCTTTGCCCTTCCCATATAATACAGTTGAAAAGGACTATTTAACGGGAGTTCCTCAAGTATCTCAATAGCATTCTGGTTATTTCCTTTGGCAATTTCAATATGGGCCTGTTCACTCTTATCCTTTGTGTATATGTTGTCCACCCGGTTCCAGTGAGCAGCAAGAAAAGGAATATTTCGTTGCAGGATCAAATAATCATATTTTTCTATATGATGCTGTTTTGCCAGTTCCAATGCCTGGTGGAAATGGTACATTCCTTGCGTGTACGAATCAAACGTATAGGTTAAGCCCAGCTTAATATGTGTGCCTATTTTGGTCATTGCATTTGTAGTTTTGTTCAGCAAACGATAGCCGAACTTTCTTGCCATAATCACCTGATCTCTTAATGTATAATAAGTAAGCAAGATTTGATAGAGTCTGACATGGAAAAAATTGCGCAACACATTATCCTCTACTTCATTGAAAAGCTGAGGCTGAACATACAAAAAGTTACCTAATTTTGTATACTCTTGGAGGTCATAGTGTAAGGTAACGCGTAGCAGCTCAACTAAGCAGATTAACTCGGGTTCCTTTGTTCTGATAAAATTTAGCCTGCCTAGTAATTCACGTGGTGGGGTCTGTTTTTTTCTTCTCTCAAGTGTGTACTGATATACAAGTGCCCATTTGCGGTTTGAAGTATAAGAGGATTGGTGATTTTTTAAAATGAGTGTCTCCAGTTCCGTGTAAAAACCATTCATATACAAGAATTCCATCCCTGTTTTTTGTAGTTCCGGAGAATTTGTTTGCAAACAAATTTCTTTTATTCGTTTTTTTGTAATCTTCTCATCTTTATATTTCTGGTAGAGCACTCCCATTAATTGGGACAAAGATAACTGATCCATACCCGCCAGCTCAACCTTCGAATTGAACATATGGAAGCTCCTTTCATATCTGGACAGATACTTTAATTTGCCTGTTATATTGTTA contains the following coding sequences:
- the spoIIID gene encoding sporulation transcriptional regulator SpoIIID; translation: MHDYIKERTIRIGKYVVETRKTVRVIAKEFGVSKSTVHKDLSERLPEINPELANQVKEVLEYHKSIRHLRGGEATRKKYKFEPENETGNHNQPKPVG
- a CDS encoding AimR family lysis-lysogeny pheromone receptor, which translates into the protein MFNSKVELAGMDQLSLSQLMGVLYQKYKDEKITKKRIKEICLQTNSPELQKTGMEFLYMNGFYTELETLILKNHQSSYTSNRKWALVYQYTLERRKKQTPPRELLGRLNFIRTKEPELICLVELLRVTLHYDLQEYTKLGNFLYVQPQLFNEVEDNVLRNFFHVRLYQILLTYYTLRDQVIMARKFGYRLLNKTTNAMTKIGTHIKLGLTYTFDSYTQGMYHFHQALELAKQHHIEKYDYLILQRNIPFLAAHWNRVDNIYTKDKSEQAHIEIAKGNNQNAIEILEELPLNSPFQLYYMGRAKQDKQLLLKSYREFIEKRSDHFFGKLPLAALKQMNSKEEI